From Microbacterium sp. YJN-G, a single genomic window includes:
- a CDS encoding IS256 family transposase, with translation MALDQSALLELLGELKLTDVTDRIRVATETLYQELIDAEAAAFIGAAPFERTPDRTTQRNGTRRRTLTTTAGELDLRIPKLRQGSFFPSLLERRRRVDQALFAVVMEAYVHGVSTRKVDDLVKALGADTGISKSEVSRICANLDEDVAAFRDRPLADTTYPYVFLDATYCKARVGRRVVSQAVVVAVGIAADGRREVLGFEVGETESQPFWTTFLRSLKARGLDGVKLVISDAHTGLIAAIDTVFQGSSWQRCRVHFMRNVLTSVPKTAGPMVASIIRTIFAQPDTEHVFAQFHEVVRMLTRSHPKIADMLEDAKDDILAFCGFPQQHWRQIWSTNPLERVNKEIKRRTDVVGTFPNPAALLRLAGHVLIEQHDEWDGADRRYFSEHSMKLLNTTEKEVAIPELAAA, from the coding sequence ATGGCTCTTGACCAGTCTGCCCTCCTCGAGCTCCTCGGGGAACTGAAACTCACCGACGTCACCGACCGGATCCGGGTCGCGACCGAAACGCTCTACCAGGAGTTGATCGACGCGGAAGCGGCCGCGTTCATCGGCGCCGCCCCGTTTGAACGCACCCCGGATCGCACCACGCAACGCAACGGCACCCGCCGGCGGACGCTGACCACGACCGCCGGGGAGCTGGATCTGCGGATCCCGAAACTGCGGCAGGGCTCGTTCTTCCCGTCGCTGTTGGAACGGCGCCGCCGGGTCGATCAGGCACTGTTCGCGGTCGTGATGGAGGCCTACGTCCACGGCGTCTCGACCCGGAAGGTCGACGACCTGGTCAAAGCGCTCGGCGCTGACACCGGGATCAGCAAGTCCGAGGTGTCTCGGATCTGCGCGAACCTCGATGAGGACGTCGCTGCGTTCCGCGACCGGCCCCTCGCGGACACCACCTACCCGTATGTGTTCCTCGACGCGACCTACTGCAAAGCACGGGTCGGCCGGCGGGTCGTCTCTCAGGCCGTGGTCGTCGCCGTGGGTATCGCGGCGGACGGGCGGCGGGAAGTGCTCGGGTTCGAGGTCGGGGAGACCGAGTCGCAGCCGTTCTGGACCACGTTCCTGCGGTCGTTGAAGGCCCGCGGGCTGGACGGGGTGAAGCTGGTCATCTCGGACGCGCACACCGGTCTGATCGCCGCGATCGACACCGTCTTCCAAGGCTCCAGTTGGCAGAGATGCCGAGTTCACTTCATGCGCAACGTGCTCACCTCGGTCCCGAAGACCGCGGGGCCGATGGTCGCGTCGATCATCCGCACGATCTTCGCTCAACCCGACACCGAGCACGTGTTCGCGCAGTTCCACGAGGTCGTGCGCATGCTGACACGGTCGCACCCGAAGATCGCGGACATGCTCGAGGACGCGAAGGACGACATCCTCGCGTTCTGCGGGTTCCCGCAGCAGCACTGGCGGCAGATCTGGTCCACGAATCCCCTGGAGCGGGTGAACAAGGAAATCAAACGGCGCACCGACGTCGTCGGCACCTTCCCCAACCCCGCCGCGTTGCTGCGCCTGGCCGGGCACGTCCTCATCGAGCAACACGACGAATGGGACGGCGCCGACCGACGCTACTTCAGCGAGCACTCCATGAAGCTCCTCAACACCACCGAGAAGGAGGTCGCGATCCCCGAACTCGCTGCAGCATAA
- a CDS encoding sulfate permease, translating to MFQLLITFVSGVYTLFQRTMPTNILIRATHTRRGLKWGVTAMLLAVVYFVVAAALAQWVADGGPGWINLIVLVCIWNALKFLVNGPVTLVRLVRVRVAERRYRAAGVASNEELSVS from the coding sequence ATGTTCCAACTACTGATCACGTTCGTGAGCGGCGTCTACACGCTCTTCCAGCGGACCATGCCCACGAACATCCTGATCCGCGCCACGCACACCCGTCGCGGCCTCAAGTGGGGCGTAACCGCAATGCTGCTTGCTGTCGTCTACTTCGTAGTCGCTGCGGCGCTTGCACAGTGGGTCGCCGACGGCGGCCCCGGCTGGATCAATCTCATCGTGCTCGTCTGCATATGGAACGCCCTCAAGTTCTTGGTGAACGGTCCGGTCACGCTGGTACGGCTGGTGCGCGTGCGGGTGGCTGAGCGGCGCTACCGCGCCGCGGGAGTGGCATCGAACGAGGAGTTGTCCGTCAGCTGA
- the mobF gene encoding MobF family relaxase, producing MRVMSAGDGYKYLLRTVAAADGERPLSTPLTRYYAEAGTPPGRWLGSGLPALADGRIEAGSRVSEAQLELLLGMGRDPGTGAPLGRAYPEYAASASEPDRPTADAPPPTRRRAVAGYDFTFSLPKSASVLWAVADANMQATIAAAHHRSIGDVLAFMERELVATRAGEAGRDGAVAQVEVAGLIAAAFDHFDSRAGDPQLHTHVVVSNKVRTVFDGKWRSLDGRPLHAATVALSELHTAVFADHLTRALGVQWERRDREADRNPVWAIAAVPERLVTDFSSRSRHIDIEKDQLIDEYVATHGRVPSKVTIIRLRLQATLATRPEKQLRSLADLTHEWRARATRLLGRDATAWARDAVSTHDPATPLRAEDVSRSILNQLAKRVVEGASERRSTWTRWNLYAETARQTMGWRFAATEDREAIVGMITDAAQQRSVKLTPPELAVSPAEFRRADGTSVFRPRHADRYSSIALLDAEERLLAASHATDAQVVNAATLEHAERARRNHGIVLGNDQRAALQSIATSGRSLDVLVGPAGAGKTTAMHALRLAWEHEHGRGSVIGLAPSAAAARELADDLGIATENTAKWLHEHGQGRAAVLAGQLVIIDKASLAGTLTLDRICAIATREGAKVLLVGDWAQLQSVEAGGAFRMLVEARTDAPELAAVHRFRNAWEKEASLDLRNGRLQALDAYGAHERIVGGDADAMTDAAYGAWLRDIASGASSVLVAETGEAVAALNRRARAELILSGVVDAAAEASLRDESAASTGDIIIARKNDRRLRSGPDWVRNGSRWRVVAVRGDGSLRVRNTDRAGSRPITLRAEYVAEHVDLGYAVTAYRAQGITTDTAHAVVEPGTTRENLYVAMTRGRASNMAYVVTTRPDDNHSARHPGERPDATARDILAGVLGHVGAELSAHETIAAEQESWGSIAQLAAEYDTIAASAQRRRWTRLIRSCGLLADVAGAAIESDAFGALAAGLRRAEALGHSVETLLLRIVAARGFEDAQDAAAVLHERLERVLARPSSGSSRGSGNRLIAGLIPEAMGEMDAEMRRALDERAQLMEARAAAFVEAALVSKANWIASLGRVPVDPARMGAWRHQARVVAAYRDRYGVFDDDALGAPATSPNQRMDAAAAAMARDRALWLSKADTPTQPQRAPSRTRAIHSL from the coding sequence ATGCGGGTGATGAGTGCGGGGGATGGGTACAAGTACCTGCTCCGCACGGTGGCCGCTGCCGACGGTGAGCGGCCGCTCTCGACACCGCTGACGCGTTACTACGCCGAGGCCGGCACGCCACCGGGACGTTGGCTCGGCAGCGGACTGCCAGCGCTCGCCGACGGCAGAATCGAAGCGGGATCGCGGGTGTCCGAAGCACAACTCGAACTGCTCCTGGGCATGGGCCGCGACCCTGGGACGGGAGCGCCGCTGGGCCGCGCATACCCCGAGTACGCGGCATCCGCTTCAGAGCCTGACCGGCCGACTGCAGATGCCCCACCCCCGACCCGCCGCCGCGCCGTGGCAGGCTACGACTTCACCTTCTCGCTGCCGAAGTCCGCATCGGTCCTCTGGGCGGTCGCCGATGCGAACATGCAAGCCACGATCGCTGCCGCGCACCACAGGTCGATCGGCGACGTGCTCGCCTTCATGGAACGCGAGCTGGTGGCGACCCGTGCCGGAGAGGCGGGCCGCGACGGCGCAGTCGCGCAGGTCGAGGTAGCAGGGCTCATCGCCGCGGCCTTCGATCATTTCGACTCCCGCGCGGGCGATCCGCAACTGCACACGCACGTCGTGGTGAGCAACAAAGTGCGGACGGTCTTCGACGGCAAGTGGCGCTCGCTCGACGGCCGCCCACTACACGCGGCGACGGTTGCGTTATCCGAGCTGCACACCGCAGTGTTCGCTGACCACCTGACCCGTGCGCTCGGCGTGCAATGGGAACGGCGCGACCGCGAAGCGGACCGCAACCCTGTCTGGGCGATCGCCGCCGTACCCGAGCGGCTCGTCACCGACTTCTCTTCGCGCTCACGTCACATCGACATCGAGAAGGATCAGCTGATCGATGAATACGTTGCTACACACGGTCGCGTGCCCTCGAAGGTGACGATCATCCGCCTGCGCCTGCAGGCAACACTCGCCACGCGTCCCGAGAAGCAACTCCGTTCGCTCGCCGATCTCACCCACGAATGGCGGGCCCGGGCCACCCGGCTTCTCGGCCGCGACGCGACAGCCTGGGCGCGTGACGCGGTGTCCACCCACGACCCGGCGACCCCGTTGCGTGCGGAGGACGTGTCGCGCAGCATCCTGAATCAACTCGCGAAGCGAGTCGTCGAGGGCGCGAGCGAGCGCCGCTCGACGTGGACCCGCTGGAACCTCTACGCCGAAACCGCGCGACAGACGATGGGCTGGCGCTTCGCGGCGACCGAGGATCGCGAAGCGATCGTCGGGATGATTACGGATGCCGCGCAGCAGCGCTCCGTCAAGCTCACGCCTCCTGAGCTCGCGGTCTCGCCGGCCGAGTTCCGACGCGCGGACGGGACGAGCGTCTTCCGCCCGCGCCACGCAGATCGCTACTCGTCGATTGCGCTGCTGGACGCGGAGGAGCGACTGCTCGCCGCATCGCACGCGACCGACGCGCAGGTGGTCAACGCCGCAACGCTCGAGCATGCCGAACGCGCACGCCGCAATCACGGAATCGTCCTCGGCAACGACCAGCGCGCGGCGCTTCAGTCGATCGCAACGTCCGGGCGCTCGCTCGATGTGCTGGTCGGCCCCGCCGGTGCGGGGAAGACGACGGCGATGCATGCGCTCCGTCTCGCGTGGGAGCACGAGCACGGGCGCGGCTCCGTCATCGGGCTCGCCCCGTCCGCTGCGGCTGCGCGCGAACTTGCCGACGATCTCGGTATCGCCACCGAGAACACCGCCAAGTGGTTGCACGAGCATGGCCAGGGCCGCGCAGCTGTTCTTGCCGGGCAGCTCGTCATCATCGACAAGGCATCCCTCGCCGGCACGCTGACGCTCGATCGCATCTGCGCCATTGCGACACGCGAGGGCGCGAAGGTGCTCCTGGTGGGGGACTGGGCGCAGCTGCAGTCCGTCGAGGCCGGCGGTGCGTTCCGGATGCTGGTCGAAGCGCGCACTGACGCTCCCGAGCTCGCGGCTGTCCATCGGTTCCGGAACGCGTGGGAGAAGGAGGCATCCCTTGACCTTCGCAACGGGCGCCTGCAAGCTCTCGACGCCTACGGTGCGCACGAACGGATTGTCGGAGGCGATGCGGATGCGATGACGGATGCCGCCTACGGCGCGTGGCTCCGCGACATCGCGTCAGGCGCATCGTCCGTGCTCGTCGCCGAGACAGGCGAAGCAGTCGCGGCGCTGAACCGACGCGCGCGCGCCGAGCTGATCCTCTCGGGAGTGGTGGATGCCGCGGCCGAAGCCTCCTTGCGCGATGAGTCCGCAGCATCCACCGGCGACATCATCATCGCTCGTAAGAACGACCGCCGCCTGCGCTCCGGACCTGACTGGGTGCGCAACGGTTCGCGGTGGAGGGTCGTCGCGGTTCGCGGTGACGGGTCGCTGCGTGTGCGGAACACCGATCGCGCCGGATCCCGGCCGATCACGCTGCGCGCTGAGTATGTGGCTGAGCATGTCGACCTCGGTTACGCGGTGACCGCCTACCGTGCGCAGGGGATCACGACCGACACCGCGCACGCTGTCGTCGAGCCCGGGACGACGCGCGAGAACCTGTACGTCGCGATGACACGGGGGAGAGCGTCGAACATGGCGTACGTGGTCACGACTCGCCCCGACGACAATCATTCGGCTCGGCATCCCGGTGAGCGTCCGGATGCCACGGCCCGCGACATCCTCGCAGGCGTGCTCGGTCACGTCGGTGCCGAGCTGTCGGCACACGAGACGATCGCGGCCGAGCAGGAGAGCTGGGGATCGATCGCGCAGCTCGCCGCCGAGTACGACACGATCGCGGCATCCGCCCAGCGGCGACGGTGGACGAGGCTCATCCGGTCGTGCGGGCTGCTTGCTGATGTGGCCGGGGCGGCGATCGAGTCGGATGCCTTCGGTGCCCTGGCCGCGGGTCTTCGCCGCGCCGAGGCGCTCGGTCACAGTGTCGAGACGCTTCTCCTGCGGATCGTCGCCGCACGTGGATTCGAAGATGCTCAGGATGCTGCGGCCGTGCTCCACGAGCGTCTCGAGCGAGTCCTCGCTCGGCCGTCGAGCGGCAGCTCACGGGGGAGTGGGAACCGGTTGATCGCCGGCCTGATCCCGGAGGCGATGGGGGAGATGGATGCCGAGATGCGGCGTGCCCTCGACGAACGCGCGCAGTTGATGGAGGCGCGCGCCGCCGCGTTCGTTGAAGCGGCGCTGGTGTCGAAAGCGAACTGGATCGCGTCGCTCGGGCGCGTTCCCGTCGATCCGGCTCGCATGGGCGCATGGCGGCACCAAGCCCGCGTTGTGGCGGCCTATCGTGACCGATACGGCGTTTTCGATGATGACGCGCTCGGCGCTCCCGCAACCTCGCCGAACCAGCGAATGGATGCCGCGGCCGCAGCCATGGCGCGGGATCGGGCGCTCTGGCTGTCGAAGGCCGATACTCCTACACAGCCACAGCGGGCGCCTTCGCGCACGCGCGCCATTCACAGCCTGTAG
- a CDS encoding glycoside hydrolase family 2 protein, with product MSQPVTASPRRVDPILDEWAFAAEALPTASWDEVREAGSTVSLPHTWNAVDGQAGGDYRRGRSTYARRVSAESNAAETWIEFAGVNSSAEVFVGGHLLARHDGGYSTFRVDLTAHLVDGAATVVVVVDNAANETVYPQQADFTFYGGIYRDVVQISVAATHFALDHHGGPGLTVTPMLAGDRAEIALGATVVGAAAGAASVRFLVDGEGAAVVPVTAGEASAEVTIAQVRRWHGLRDPHLYTARAELLDGDTVVDAVELRFGCREFAVDPQRGFLLNGEEYALRGVSRHQDFEGVGNAITEEIKQTDLALIREIGATTVRLAHYQHDQRFFDLCDEVGLVVWAEIPQITVFLPGAVDNARGQLTELIVQNRHHASIVCWGLSNEITLAGAGADVVAAHRELNDLAHSLDPTRLTVMANLFLLETDHTLVTLPDVMSYNLYFGWYVGESADNDSWLDDFHATFPEIAIGLSEYGADANAQFQSAAPAKGDYTESYQALYHEHMVEMIEARPWLWATHVWNLADFGSAGRDEGGISGRNQKGLVSFDRSLKKDAFYVYKAAWATEPFVHVAGRRRADRAEEVTEVVVYSNQSEVTLVVDGVEHGVVAGTRAFRFEVPLTGEHEITARAGEAMDTIVLRKVDSVPESSVMSTTTISNWFDDAPLPTPDGFFSIRDSLGDIKKSDEGARVIASVLETVSTSRGEVGRGVEIPAAMQAIVDRMSVEKLIKQAGGVPIEQVAALNAQLNLIAK from the coding sequence ATGTCGCAGCCCGTCACCGCTTCCCCCCGTCGGGTCGACCCCATCCTCGACGAATGGGCGTTCGCTGCCGAGGCGCTGCCCACGGCGAGCTGGGACGAGGTGCGTGAGGCCGGATCGACGGTCTCGCTCCCGCACACGTGGAATGCCGTGGATGGGCAGGCAGGCGGCGATTATCGTCGCGGACGTTCGACGTACGCCCGGCGAGTGAGCGCCGAGTCGAATGCCGCCGAGACCTGGATCGAGTTCGCCGGGGTGAACTCTTCCGCCGAGGTGTTTGTGGGTGGCCACCTGCTCGCGCGTCACGACGGCGGGTACTCCACGTTCCGTGTCGACCTCACCGCGCACCTCGTCGATGGTGCCGCGACCGTCGTGGTCGTCGTCGACAACGCCGCGAACGAGACGGTATATCCGCAGCAGGCCGACTTCACATTCTACGGCGGCATCTACCGTGACGTCGTGCAGATCAGCGTCGCCGCCACCCACTTTGCGTTGGACCACCACGGCGGCCCCGGGCTGACTGTCACACCGATGCTCGCCGGAGACCGTGCCGAGATCGCTCTGGGAGCGACGGTCGTCGGCGCGGCCGCGGGTGCGGCATCCGTGCGCTTCCTCGTCGACGGCGAGGGTGCGGCCGTCGTCCCGGTCACCGCCGGTGAGGCGTCTGCTGAGGTGACGATCGCGCAGGTGCGCCGCTGGCACGGACTGCGCGACCCGCACCTTTACACCGCGCGCGCCGAGCTGCTCGACGGCGACACGGTCGTTGACGCGGTCGAACTGCGGTTCGGTTGCCGCGAGTTCGCAGTCGACCCGCAGCGCGGTTTCCTGCTCAACGGGGAGGAGTACGCGCTGCGCGGAGTCTCGCGTCATCAGGACTTCGAGGGCGTCGGCAACGCCATCACCGAAGAGATCAAGCAGACCGACCTCGCCCTCATTCGCGAGATCGGCGCCACCACGGTGCGCCTCGCGCACTACCAGCACGACCAGCGGTTCTTCGACCTGTGCGACGAGGTCGGCCTGGTGGTCTGGGCCGAGATCCCGCAGATCACGGTGTTCCTGCCGGGAGCGGTCGACAACGCGCGCGGCCAGCTCACCGAGCTGATCGTGCAGAATCGGCATCACGCCAGCATCGTCTGCTGGGGGCTGTCGAACGAGATCACGCTCGCCGGCGCCGGCGCCGATGTCGTAGCCGCGCACCGTGAGCTCAACGACCTCGCCCACAGTCTCGACCCCACACGCCTCACCGTAATGGCGAACCTGTTTCTGCTCGAGACCGACCACACGCTCGTCACCTTGCCCGACGTCATGTCGTACAACCTCTACTTCGGTTGGTACGTGGGCGAGTCGGCCGACAACGACAGCTGGCTCGACGACTTCCACGCAACGTTCCCCGAGATCGCGATCGGCCTGTCGGAGTACGGCGCCGACGCCAACGCGCAGTTTCAGTCAGCCGCCCCCGCGAAGGGCGACTACACCGAGAGCTATCAGGCGCTCTATCACGAGCACATGGTCGAGATGATCGAGGCGCGGCCGTGGCTGTGGGCCACCCACGTGTGGAATCTCGCCGACTTCGGCTCGGCCGGGCGTGACGAGGGTGGTATCTCCGGGCGCAACCAGAAGGGCCTGGTCTCGTTCGACCGGTCGCTGAAGAAGGACGCCTTCTACGTTTACAAGGCGGCGTGGGCGACCGAGCCGTTCGTCCACGTGGCCGGGCGGCGTCGTGCCGACCGCGCGGAGGAGGTGACCGAGGTCGTCGTGTACTCGAACCAGAGCGAGGTGACTCTCGTCGTCGACGGCGTGGAGCACGGCGTGGTCGCCGGCACACGCGCCTTCCGGTTCGAGGTGCCGCTGACCGGCGAGCACGAGATCACCGCGCGCGCCGGCGAGGCGATGGACACGATTGTCCTGCGCAAGGTGGATTCCGTTCCCGAGTCTTCCGTCATGTCGACGACAACCATCTCCAACTGGTTCGACGACGCGCCGCTGCCCACCCCTGACGGGTTCTTCTCGATCCGTGATTCCCTCGGCGACATCAAGAAGTCCGATGAGGGCGCGCGCGTGATCGCGTCGGTACTTGAAACCGTGTCGACGAGCCGCGGCGAGGTGGGGCGTGGAGTCGAGATTCCTGCTGCGATGCAGGCGATCGTCGACCGCATGAGTGTGGAGAAGCTGATCAAGCAGGCCGGCGGAGTGCCGATCGAACAGGTCGCCGCGCTGAACGCACAGCTTAACCTCATCGCGAAGTAG
- a CDS encoding helix-turn-helix transcriptional regulator → MIELATQQQHSCRMNVQPAKETIMTKGTRTDALDPIIEALGQVLSAPVTITSDIAGALSGFEHAHCLDPQIQPAFTAAALRGFVEAMPAQVIHEIEEPLGMAVAVARWDDRLLLIGPYTHAQMYPGTAEEVMSRLAIPTAYLALYKLYRTRYAIVDAEYVHRSAAALLRAAGGEDALGALQHVKAESGTITPGHGDAPQSGSFAVIEERYRHEQDFIDAVADGATDRALAALQGLSGMPRISGYLTTPFLGATILRIMARVSAQKGGLPPVTIDAISQEYAQRLHRVGHTSDPRQVVGFTSQMVTDFCEAVRRHRQRGYPPLVRRVTDEIDLHLSDHPSTAELAERLGVSTSTLARRFKEATGTTLAGYVAQRRAERAARLLATTTRSVRDIAMFVGYDDANYFVKVFRAEYGMTPTAYRDLHAR, encoded by the coding sequence ATGATAGAACTCGCTACGCAACAACAGCACTCATGCCGCATGAATGTCCAACCGGCGAAAGAGACGATCATGACCAAGGGCACACGAACGGACGCCCTCGACCCGATCATCGAGGCTCTCGGCCAGGTGCTGAGTGCACCCGTGACGATCACGTCCGACATCGCCGGCGCGCTTTCGGGGTTTGAGCACGCGCACTGCCTCGATCCGCAGATTCAGCCCGCCTTCACCGCCGCCGCCCTGCGCGGGTTCGTCGAAGCGATGCCGGCACAGGTCATCCATGAGATCGAAGAGCCCCTGGGCATGGCGGTGGCCGTCGCTCGGTGGGACGACCGCCTGCTCCTCATCGGCCCGTACACCCACGCACAGATGTACCCAGGCACCGCCGAAGAGGTGATGAGCCGGCTCGCCATCCCGACCGCCTACCTGGCGCTCTACAAGCTGTACCGCACCCGGTACGCGATCGTCGATGCGGAATACGTTCACCGCAGCGCCGCAGCCCTGCTGCGTGCAGCCGGCGGCGAAGACGCGCTCGGCGCTCTGCAGCACGTGAAGGCCGAGAGCGGAACGATCACGCCCGGCCACGGAGACGCGCCCCAGTCGGGGTCGTTCGCGGTGATCGAGGAGCGATATCGCCACGAACAGGACTTCATTGATGCCGTCGCCGATGGGGCGACGGACCGCGCACTGGCCGCGCTGCAGGGGCTGTCAGGGATGCCGCGGATCAGCGGCTACCTCACCACGCCGTTCCTCGGCGCGACGATCCTCCGCATCATGGCACGAGTCTCTGCGCAGAAGGGTGGCCTCCCGCCGGTGACGATCGATGCGATCTCGCAGGAGTATGCCCAGCGGCTGCATCGAGTGGGCCACACTTCCGACCCCCGCCAGGTGGTGGGGTTCACCTCGCAGATGGTCACCGATTTCTGCGAGGCAGTGCGGCGCCACCGCCAGCGAGGCTATCCCCCGCTCGTGCGGCGGGTGACCGACGAGATCGATCTCCACCTGAGTGACCACCCGTCGACCGCCGAGCTCGCCGAGCGCCTGGGGGTGTCGACCTCGACACTCGCGCGACGCTTCAAGGAAGCGACCGGCACCACCCTCGCCGGGTACGTCGCCCAGCGGCGGGCCGAGCGGGCGGCACGGCTGCTCGCCACGACCACGCGGAGCGTACGCGACATCGCGATGTTCGTCGGCTACGACGACGCGAACTACTTCGTCAAGGTGTTCCGCGCCGAGTACGGCATGACGCCGACCGCCTATCGCGATCTGCACGCGAGATGA
- a CDS encoding MFS transporter, translating to MARNPKLTASEVDGVAYRRARTWEIAFSQLNNGSSMIFFVLVGLMSYLQNAGYGIAVAVAGIILTVTRVFDGVIDPLLALIIEKARFPFGKMRFFMLAGWVIRSFAILMLFVWGSDAGLGVWFFVALFAVYIVGSSMNDIAGQMTGPVLTNDPRQRPTVQVWSTVFAYLVPAGFSILSTVVFLPRHGNEFTVGMLSETALTFVACSFVFQILACIGVSRVDRPESFAHIDVTREKAAVTVRDMWNVLAHNGSFQRYLISGASDKLAQSVRSQAVIGTLMWGILLGNMQLGTVLSLIAILPGIVFAIFGARFIGKRGSKAATVTWTWICLILAVALAAFCLLVDMRSVLGSLPLAIAFFLFYLLLNGATMIVTVASGAMRADIIDYELDRSGKFLPATVTATYNVVDQIISSLGSTLALGAVALIGFSVVMPQPTDSPTPEILYMTMLLFFGLPILGWICTLIAMHGYKLDRVEMIEVQKRVASRKAELQVDAPAEVIV from the coding sequence ATGGCGCGTAACCCGAAGCTGACAGCCAGCGAAGTCGACGGCGTGGCGTACCGACGTGCGCGCACCTGGGAGATCGCGTTCTCCCAGCTGAACAACGGCTCGTCGATGATCTTCTTTGTTCTGGTCGGCCTGATGAGCTATCTGCAGAACGCCGGCTACGGCATCGCGGTCGCGGTCGCCGGGATCATCCTGACCGTGACACGCGTGTTCGACGGCGTCATCGATCCGCTGCTTGCACTCATCATCGAGAAGGCGCGATTCCCGTTCGGCAAGATGCGTTTCTTCATGCTCGCGGGGTGGGTCATCCGCTCGTTCGCGATCCTCATGCTGTTCGTGTGGGGTTCCGACGCCGGCCTCGGTGTCTGGTTCTTCGTCGCTCTGTTCGCCGTCTACATCGTCGGGTCGTCGATGAACGACATCGCCGGACAGATGACGGGCCCGGTCCTAACGAACGACCCTCGGCAGCGTCCGACCGTGCAGGTGTGGTCTACCGTCTTCGCGTACCTCGTGCCGGCAGGGTTCTCGATCCTCTCGACGGTGGTGTTCCTGCCGCGCCACGGCAACGAGTTCACCGTGGGGATGCTCAGTGAGACGGCGCTCACCTTCGTGGCCTGCTCGTTCGTGTTTCAGATTCTGGCCTGCATCGGAGTGTCTCGGGTCGACAGGCCCGAGAGCTTCGCGCACATCGACGTCACGCGTGAGAAGGCCGCGGTCACGGTGCGCGACATGTGGAACGTGCTCGCGCACAACGGATCGTTCCAGCGCTACTTGATCAGCGGGGCATCCGACAAGCTCGCCCAGTCGGTGCGTTCGCAGGCCGTCATCGGCACTCTGATGTGGGGCATTCTGCTGGGCAACATGCAGCTGGGCACCGTCCTCAGCCTCATTGCCATCCTGCCGGGCATCGTGTTCGCGATCTTCGGAGCGCGCTTCATCGGCAAGCGTGGCTCGAAGGCGGCGACGGTGACCTGGACGTGGATCTGCCTGATCCTGGCCGTCGCGCTCGCTGCATTCTGCCTGCTGGTCGACATGCGCTCGGTGCTCGGCAGCCTGCCGCTTGCGATCGCGTTCTTCCTTTTCTACCTGCTGCTCAACGGGGCAACGATGATCGTCACTGTCGCGTCGGGTGCAATGCGCGCCGACATCATCGACTACGAACTCGACCGCTCGGGCAAGTTCCTGCCCGCCACGGTGACGGCCACATACAACGTCGTGGACCAGATCATCTCGTCCCTCGGATCGACGCTGGCGCTCGGTGCGGTCGCGCTGATCGGATTCAGCGTGGTCATGCCGCAGCCGACCGACAGCCCGACGCCTGAGATCCTGTACATGACGATGCTGCTGTTCTTCGGCCTGCCGATCCTGGGGTGGATCTGCACGCTGATCGCGATGCACGGGTACAAGCTCGACCGCGTTGAGATGATCGAGGTGCAGAAGCGGGTCGCGAGCCGCAAGGCCGAACTGCAGGTGGATGCTCCGGCTGAGGTGATCGTTTGA